The following proteins are co-located in the Sphingomonas donggukensis genome:
- a CDS encoding pectate lyase family protein encodes MILLALLAAQAAPVVAFPGAEGAGWLSLGGRGGRVIHVTTLADDGPGSLRAAVEAKGPRTVIFDLSGTIALTRELKIREPRITIAGQTAPGDGITLRDHSLVVAADDVVIRYIRSRLGNVSRSQEDAITVTAGRRIILDHVSASWSVDETLSASANYKDASQGWYDLTVQWSIIANSLRRSGHVKGDHGYGSLIRGGRGAKASWHHNLWANHAARMPRPGNYDGPQVDPVGASFDFRSNIFYNWGGTHAGYDADTAALVRYNFIDNVYLPGPDSRGRYAFDESNTLARGYFAGNSMAGQTPADPMTLVKGSIAPNWRLSAPVEVAPVTADPRPLQAVLARAGASRARDAIDTAIIAGVRDGSGRIIDSQDDMGGWPALASRPAPRDTDRDGMPDAWEKAHGLDPAKDDSAGDRNRDGYTNLEDYLDALTRPAGAS; translated from the coding sequence ATGATCCTGCTCGCGCTGCTGGCCGCACAAGCCGCCCCGGTCGTCGCCTTCCCGGGTGCGGAGGGTGCAGGGTGGCTGTCGCTCGGCGGGCGCGGCGGACGGGTGATCCACGTCACGACCCTCGCCGACGACGGCCCCGGCTCGCTGCGCGCCGCCGTGGAGGCCAAGGGGCCGCGCACGGTGATCTTCGACCTGTCGGGCACGATCGCCCTCACGCGCGAACTGAAGATTCGCGAGCCCCGCATCACCATCGCAGGCCAGACCGCGCCCGGCGACGGCATCACGCTGCGCGACCACAGCCTGGTCGTCGCCGCCGACGACGTGGTCATCCGCTACATCCGCTCCCGCCTGGGCAACGTGTCGCGAAGCCAGGAGGATGCGATCACCGTCACCGCGGGGCGGCGCATCATCCTCGATCACGTCTCGGCCAGTTGGTCGGTCGACGAAACGCTCTCCGCGTCCGCCAACTACAAGGACGCGAGCCAGGGTTGGTACGACCTGACCGTACAATGGTCGATCATCGCCAATTCGCTGCGCCGGTCGGGGCATGTGAAGGGCGACCACGGCTATGGGAGCCTGATCCGCGGCGGTCGCGGGGCGAAGGCGTCGTGGCACCACAACCTCTGGGCGAACCACGCCGCGCGCATGCCGCGCCCCGGCAATTACGACGGGCCGCAGGTCGATCCCGTCGGCGCCAGCTTCGATTTCCGCTCGAACATATTCTACAATTGGGGCGGCACGCACGCGGGCTACGACGCCGACACCGCCGCGCTGGTGCGCTACAATTTCATCGATAACGTCTATCTGCCGGGCCCGGACAGCAGGGGCCGCTACGCCTTCGACGAAAGCAACACGCTGGCGCGCGGCTATTTCGCGGGCAATAGCATGGCCGGCCAGACGCCGGCGGATCCGATGACCCTCGTCAAGGGCAGCATCGCCCCGAACTGGCGCCTCTCCGCCCCGGTCGAGGTCGCCCCGGTCACCGCCGATCCGCGACCGTTGCAGGCCGTCCTCGCGAGGGCGGGCGCATCCAGAGCGCGCGACGCGATCGACACCGCCATAATCGCCGGCGTGCGCGACGGCAGCGGGCGTATCATCGACAGCCAGGACGACATGGGCGGCTGGCCCGCCCTCGCCTCCCGCCCCGCCCCCCGCGACACCGACCGCGACGGCATGCCCGATGCGTGGGAAAAGGCACATGGCCTTGACCCCGCGAAGGACGACAGCGCCGGCGACCGAAACCGGGACGGCTACACCAATCTGGAAGACTATCTCGACGCGCTGACACGCCCGGCGGGAGCGTCCTGA
- a CDS encoding PQQ-dependent catabolism-associated beta-propeller protein — translation MRITLALLLAAVATPAVAETVYVSNEKGNSITVIDAATLKTVATWPVGKRPRGIILSRDGKQLYVCASDENAVQVIDRATGRVIADLPSGEDPETFALSPDGKLLFASNERDATVTAIDVVGRKVAFQVVVGVEPEGMAVSPDGRFAVSTAETDNALHWIDIAAQKEVGVTPVDDRPRHAEFTKDGKALWVTAEIGGTLQIVDPATRKVVETITFAPPGVNAAQILPVGVRFTPDQKTALVALGRANTVAIVDVATRKVTSYVPVGRRVWHLAITPDGARAFAANGLSNDVSVIDIAAAKVLATIPAGIAPWGVAIAP, via the coding sequence ATGCGCATCACCCTCGCCCTGCTGCTCGCCGCGGTCGCCACGCCGGCTGTCGCCGAAACCGTCTATGTCTCGAACGAGAAGGGCAATTCGATCACCGTCATCGATGCCGCCACGCTGAAGACGGTGGCGACGTGGCCGGTCGGCAAGCGCCCGCGCGGCATCATCCTGTCGCGCGACGGGAAGCAGCTGTACGTCTGCGCCAGCGACGAGAATGCGGTGCAGGTGATCGACCGCGCGACCGGTCGGGTGATCGCCGACCTGCCCTCCGGCGAGGATCCGGAGACGTTCGCGCTGTCGCCGGACGGGAAACTGCTGTTCGCCTCCAACGAGCGTGATGCGACCGTCACCGCGATCGACGTGGTTGGGCGCAAGGTCGCCTTCCAGGTTGTCGTCGGCGTCGAGCCGGAGGGCATGGCGGTCAGCCCCGACGGGCGCTTCGCGGTATCGACTGCGGAAACCGACAATGCGCTGCACTGGATCGACATCGCCGCGCAGAAGGAGGTCGGCGTGACCCCAGTCGACGACCGCCCGCGCCACGCCGAATTCACCAAGGATGGCAAGGCTTTGTGGGTCACCGCGGAAATCGGCGGCACCTTGCAGATCGTCGACCCCGCCACGCGCAAGGTCGTGGAGACGATCACCTTCGCGCCGCCGGGCGTGAACGCGGCGCAGATCCTGCCCGTGGGCGTGCGATTCACCCCCGACCAGAAGACCGCGCTCGTAGCGCTGGGGCGCGCCAATACGGTCGCGATCGTCGACGTCGCGACGCGCAAGGTGACCTCTTATGTCCCGGTCGGACGGCGCGTCTGGCACTTGGCCATTACGCCGGACGGCGCCCGCGCGTTCGCGGCCAATGGACTTTCGAACGACGTGTCGGTGATCGATATCGCCGCGGCGAAGGTGTTGGCGACTATTCCCGCCGGCATCGCCCCTTGGGGCGTCGCCATAGCTCCGTGA
- a CDS encoding PilZ domain-containing protein yields MPIGNLALSDDRREDRDEVHYRTRAIHADGRSLQLLVVNISPHGFMARCESPLADGDAVRVMLPGLNNRAAKVRWALGGRIGAQFDSPVPLAHYYELLAILMR; encoded by the coding sequence ATGCCCATCGGCAACCTGGCCCTATCGGACGATCGGCGTGAGGATCGTGACGAGGTCCATTATCGCACCCGTGCGATCCATGCCGATGGCCGCTCGCTCCAGTTGCTGGTCGTGAACATCTCGCCCCACGGCTTTATGGCGCGGTGCGAATCGCCGCTGGCCGATGGCGACGCAGTCCGGGTGATGCTGCCCGGCCTCAACAACCGCGCCGCAAAGGTCCGCTGGGCGTTGGGCGGACGCATCGGCGCGCAGTTCGACAGCCCCGTCCCGCTTGCCCATTATTACGAGCTGCTCGCCATCCTGATGCGCTGA
- a CDS encoding NAD(+) synthase — protein MTEPHRFHSIHAHGLIRVGACTPIATVGDAAANAEATIALARQGDEAGCDLLVFPELNLTSYAIDDLHLQDAQVSASAAAVAAVVAASVDLRAVLLVGSALARNGRLYNCAVAIARGRVLGVVPKTFLPNYREYYEKRWFAPGVGLTGLDIEVAGQVAPFGTDLIFAADDLPDFVFHVEICEDFWAPTPPSTDGALAGALILANLSASNIVIGKARERALLAAAQSARAVAAYVYSATGPGESTTDLAWDGQGMIHELGELLAESERFDLATEIVVADVDVQRLRLERMRAGTFNDAAAARGHPETRFRRVMFGHEPAFEDRGLIRDLRRFPFVPNTPAKRDADCYEAFNIQVEGLRKRLEATGAKRLVVGVSGGLDSTHALIVAAKAVDRMGRPRSEILGYTLPGFATSEGTKGNAWALMRALGVSAAEIDIRPAATQMLTDIGHPYAGGEPVYDVTFENVQAGLRTDYLFRLANQHGGMVLGTGDLSELALGWCTYGVGDHMSHYGVNAGVPKTLIQFLIRWAISTDQFDAETDRVLDAILATEISPELVPAGADGAMQSTQDRIGPYELHDFFAHYIIRHGLPPSKIAFLAWHAWRDAEAGRWPEGMPADARNTYDLATIARWLEAFLTRFFQTSQFKRSALPNGPKVSAGGAISPRGDWRAPSDGTARVWLEELKANLPPL, from the coding sequence GTGACCGAACCGCACCGCTTCCATTCGATCCACGCCCACGGCCTGATCCGCGTCGGCGCCTGCACCCCGATCGCGACCGTCGGCGATGCCGCCGCCAATGCAGAGGCGACCATCGCGCTCGCCCGGCAGGGCGACGAAGCCGGTTGCGACCTGCTCGTCTTCCCCGAACTGAACCTGACGTCCTATGCGATCGACGACCTGCATCTGCAGGACGCGCAGGTGTCGGCCAGCGCCGCGGCGGTCGCGGCAGTGGTCGCCGCCTCGGTCGATCTGCGCGCGGTGCTGCTGGTCGGCTCGGCGCTCGCGCGGAACGGTCGCCTCTACAATTGCGCGGTCGCCATCGCGCGCGGGCGGGTGCTGGGGGTGGTGCCAAAGACCTTCCTGCCCAACTACCGCGAATATTACGAGAAACGCTGGTTCGCCCCCGGCGTCGGCCTCACCGGCCTCGACATCGAAGTCGCAGGCCAGGTGGCGCCGTTCGGTACCGACCTGATCTTCGCCGCCGACGACTTGCCCGATTTCGTGTTCCATGTCGAAATCTGCGAGGATTTCTGGGCGCCCACCCCTCCCTCGACCGACGGCGCGCTGGCCGGCGCACTCATCCTCGCCAACCTGTCGGCGTCGAACATCGTGATCGGCAAGGCCCGCGAACGGGCGCTGCTCGCCGCCGCACAGTCCGCGCGCGCGGTCGCCGCCTACGTCTATTCGGCGACCGGCCCGGGCGAGAGCACCACCGACCTCGCCTGGGACGGCCAGGGGATGATCCACGAACTCGGCGAGTTGCTGGCCGAAAGCGAACGCTTCGACCTGGCGACCGAGATCGTCGTCGCCGACGTCGACGTCCAGCGGCTGCGGCTCGAGCGGATGCGCGCCGGCACCTTCAACGACGCCGCCGCAGCGCGCGGCCATCCCGAAACCCGCTTCCGCCGCGTGATGTTCGGGCATGAACCCGCGTTCGAGGACCGCGGCCTGATCCGCGACCTGCGCCGCTTCCCGTTCGTGCCGAATACCCCCGCCAAGCGCGACGCCGATTGTTACGAGGCGTTCAACATCCAGGTCGAGGGCCTGCGCAAGCGGCTGGAGGCGACCGGCGCGAAGCGGCTGGTCGTCGGCGTGTCGGGCGGACTTGATTCCACCCACGCGCTGATCGTCGCGGCCAAGGCGGTCGACCGCATGGGCCGCCCGCGCTCAGAAATCCTCGGCTACACCCTGCCCGGCTTTGCGACGAGCGAGGGGACGAAGGGCAACGCCTGGGCCCTGATGCGCGCGCTCGGCGTGTCGGCGGCGGAAATCGACATCCGCCCCGCGGCCACACAGATGCTCACCGACATCGGCCATCCCTATGCCGGCGGCGAACCGGTGTACGACGTAACGTTCGAGAATGTGCAGGCCGGCCTGCGCACCGACTATCTCTTCCGCCTTGCCAACCAGCACGGCGGCATGGTGCTCGGCACCGGCGACTTGTCGGAACTGGCGCTCGGCTGGTGCACCTATGGCGTCGGCGACCATATGAGCCATTACGGCGTCAACGCCGGCGTGCCCAAGACGCTGATCCAGTTCCTGATCCGCTGGGCGATCTCGACCGACCAGTTCGATGCCGAAACCGACCGCGTGCTGGACGCGATCCTCGCCACCGAAATCTCGCCCGAGCTGGTACCGGCGGGCGCGGACGGCGCGATGCAGAGCACGCAGGACCGCATCGGCCCGTATGAGCTCCACGATTTCTTCGCCCATTACATCATCCGCCACGGCCTGCCGCCGTCGAAGATCGCGTTCCTCGCATGGCACGCATGGCGCGATGCCGAGGCGGGTCGCTGGCCCGAGGGCATGCCCGCCGACGCCCGCAACACCTATGACCTCGCGACGATCGCGCGGTGGCTCGAGGCGTTCCTGACGCGGTTTTTCCAGACCAGCCAGTTCAAGCGGTCGGCGCTGCCCAATGGACCCAAGGTCTCCGCCGGCGGTGCGATCTCGCCGCGCGGGGACTGGCGCGCGCCCTCGGACGGCACCGCGCGGGTCTGGCTAGAGGAGTTGAAGGCCAATCTGCCGCCGCTGTAG
- a CDS encoding porin: protein MKRFGKLLSAAAASALLCATATPAYAQDATDALLLKLKEKGILSDEEYEALLARKATQANTVAATNSAEAPQQAAAERLDDKKQVRTMDSGVGIMIGDVAFKVSGSVNGFYVHDNGDAATAANTVAGGLATVDNQTSSVRNGLLPGFIKFDVTTNQGGWDVGAHFGLYPGINSGLGNSGANGAGAPQALQTTGIDARQTYLTFGKPNFGEVKIGRDIGLFGSDAILNDITLLAVGTASGNAAPSNTSLGRIGLGYIYTDFQPQITYSSPKFGGLQFAAGIFQPLTTIGRSEVNGSPGFQAKITYDMVPVDGGFGAHAWVSGLVQKHDAVGALPEYTGRAIDFGAKLSYANFGLTGYYYTGTGVGTIGLFLLSTDALGRKRDSDGFYVQGTAGFGKFTAGASYGKSNLDRANGEAVSNLVRSNESYVGQLRYGLTSWVTLIGEYTHTKSKAHNGNDADSDAIAAGAILFF, encoded by the coding sequence ATGAAGCGATTTGGCAAGCTGCTCAGCGCCGCCGCCGCGAGCGCGCTGCTCTGCGCCACCGCGACGCCGGCCTATGCGCAGGATGCGACCGACGCGCTGCTGTTGAAGCTCAAGGAAAAGGGCATCCTGAGCGACGAGGAATATGAGGCGCTGCTGGCGCGCAAGGCGACCCAGGCGAACACGGTCGCCGCGACCAATTCCGCCGAGGCCCCGCAACAGGCCGCCGCCGAGCGGCTGGACGACAAGAAGCAGGTGCGGACGATGGATTCGGGCGTCGGCATCATGATCGGCGACGTGGCGTTCAAGGTGTCGGGATCGGTCAACGGCTTCTACGTCCACGACAACGGCGATGCGGCGACCGCGGCCAATACCGTGGCCGGGGGGCTGGCGACGGTCGACAACCAGACGTCGTCGGTGCGCAACGGCCTGCTGCCCGGCTTCATCAAGTTCGACGTGACGACCAACCAGGGCGGCTGGGACGTCGGCGCGCATTTCGGCCTGTACCCGGGGATCAACAGCGGGCTCGGCAATTCCGGCGCCAACGGCGCGGGCGCGCCGCAGGCGTTGCAGACGACCGGCATCGACGCTCGCCAGACCTATCTGACGTTCGGCAAACCCAATTTTGGTGAAGTGAAGATCGGTCGCGACATCGGCCTGTTCGGGTCGGATGCGATCTTGAACGACATCACGTTGCTGGCGGTCGGCACCGCATCTGGCAATGCCGCGCCGTCGAACACGTCGCTCGGTCGGATCGGCCTTGGGTATATCTACACTGACTTCCAGCCGCAGATCACCTATTCCAGCCCCAAGTTCGGCGGGCTCCAGTTCGCCGCGGGCATCTTCCAGCCACTGACCACGATCGGCCGCAGCGAAGTCAACGGATCGCCCGGTTTCCAGGCGAAGATCACCTACGACATGGTGCCGGTGGACGGCGGTTTTGGCGCGCATGCGTGGGTCAGCGGGCTCGTCCAGAAGCATGACGCGGTCGGTGCGCTGCCCGAGTACACGGGGCGGGCGATCGATTTCGGCGCGAAGCTCAGCTACGCCAACTTCGGCCTGACCGGCTATTACTACACCGGCACCGGCGTCGGCACGATCGGCCTGTTCCTGCTGTCGACCGACGCATTGGGCCGCAAGCGCGACAGCGATGGCTTCTACGTCCAGGGGACCGCCGGGTTCGGAAAGTTCACCGCGGGCGCCAGCTATGGCAAGTCGAACCTCGACCGCGCCAATGGCGAGGCGGTGTCGAACCTGGTGCGCAGCAACGAAAGCTATGTCGGCCAGCTGCGGTACGGCCTGACCAGCTGGGTCACGCTGATCGGCGAATATACCCACACCAAGTCGAAGGCGCACAACGGCAACGACGCGGATTCGGATGCGATCGCCGCCGGCGCCATCCTGTTCTTCTGA
- the pedF gene encoding cytochrome c-550 PedF, translating to MSRLVSRCVLAASIALAGASIASNLRAHGNVTPQAVNTTALPDIKPGNDTWIKVNPYRADPKVAAVAAKIGESAYGGNCARCHGLEAISGGIAPDLRYLDKGEAGDEWFIQRYQHGSVRDGKVYMPAMGDTLGQKAGWAIRTWLDTKHEE from the coding sequence ATGTCGAGACTTGTATCGCGGTGCGTGCTCGCCGCCTCGATCGCGCTGGCGGGGGCGTCGATCGCGTCCAATCTGCGCGCGCACGGCAACGTGACCCCGCAGGCCGTCAACACAACTGCGCTCCCTGATATCAAGCCGGGCAACGACACCTGGATCAAGGTGAACCCGTATCGCGCCGATCCCAAGGTCGCCGCGGTCGCCGCCAAGATCGGCGAAAGCGCTTACGGCGGTAACTGCGCACGCTGCCACGGGCTGGAGGCGATTTCGGGCGGGATCGCCCCCGATCTGCGCTACCTCGACAAGGGCGAGGCCGGCGATGAATGGTTCATCCAGCGGTACCAGCATGGCTCGGTTCGCGACGGCAAGGTCTATATGCCCGCGATGGGCGACACGCTGGGGCAGAAGGCCGGGTGGGCGATCCGCACCTGGCTCGACACCAAGCACGAGGAATGA
- a CDS encoding murein L,D-transpeptidase catalytic domain family protein, with translation MLQSHDPASSRRAFLKGALVVGSAIVIPGCAQRVAQVGHVPAPLPPVAAPLPAQVAARPTAPLGIRPELFRRALASLDQHRGTLAKHDRLAIADFAASSSTPRFHLVDLVDGSSTSLLVAHGSGSDPAHTGWLQRFSNDDGSNASCEGAFLASDYYVGKHGRSQRLIGLDPTNNNALSRAIVVHGAWYSNQDMLATHGKLGRSQGCFAVGETALQTVFDALGEGRMIYAAKV, from the coding sequence ATGCTGCAATCGCACGACCCGGCGAGCTCGCGCCGCGCGTTTCTGAAAGGCGCCCTCGTCGTCGGTAGCGCGATCGTGATTCCGGGCTGTGCGCAGCGAGTCGCGCAGGTCGGCCACGTCCCCGCCCCGCTGCCCCCCGTCGCCGCGCCCTTGCCGGCCCAGGTCGCGGCCCGGCCGACCGCGCCGCTCGGCATCCGGCCCGAACTGTTCCGCCGCGCGCTCGCCTCGCTCGACCAGCACCGCGGGACGCTTGCGAAGCACGACCGCCTGGCCATCGCCGATTTCGCGGCATCGTCGTCCACCCCGCGCTTCCATCTGGTCGACCTGGTCGACGGCAGCAGCACGTCGCTGCTGGTCGCGCACGGCAGCGGATCCGACCCGGCGCACACCGGCTGGCTCCAGCGATTCTCGAACGACGACGGATCGAACGCCTCGTGCGAAGGCGCCTTCCTGGCGAGCGACTATTACGTCGGCAAGCATGGCCGGTCGCAGCGGCTGATCGGGCTCGATCCGACCAACAACAACGCCCTCTCGCGCGCGATCGTCGTCCACGGCGCCTGGTATTCGAATCAGGACATGCTGGCGACGCACGGCAAGCTCGGGCGCAGCCAGGGCTGTTTTGCGGTCGGCGAAACCGCGCTGCAGACCGTGTTCGATGCGCTTGGCGAGGGCCGGATGATCTACGCCGCCAAGGTGTAG
- the acs gene encoding acetate--CoA ligase, which yields MTGAVYPVPPEVAARARIDRAEYDHRVASAAANPESYWMAEGQCLDWITPYTRAKATSFDEGDFGIRWFADGTLNVSANCLDRHLATRGDQVAILWEGDEPGETRRITYRELHAEVCRFANVLKGRGVRRGDRVALYLPMIVEAAVAMLACTRIGAIHTIVFGGFSPDSLADRLRDCDVRLVVTADEGCRGGKRVPLKANVDRAVANCPGVSDVIVVRRTGGAVTMVEGRDRWWDVEMATAAPDCAPEAMGAEDPLFILYTSGSTGKPKGVVHTTGGYLVWVTTTFRDVFDHRDGDIFWCTADVGWVTGHSYVVYGPLANGATTVMFDGVPNYPDHGRFWKTIDLLGVTIFYTAPTAIRALMREGEDWVTASSRASLRLLGSVGEPINPEAWEWYHRVVGDRRCPIVDTWWQTETGGMLIAPLPGATDLKPGSATKPLPGVLPEIVDAEGQVLSGACEGNLVIADSWPGQMRTLWGDHDRFFQTYFTTYPGKYFTGDGCRRDEDGYYWITGRVDDVINVSGHRMGTAEVESALVLHPKVAEAAVVGMPHDVKGQGIYAYVTLNAGEAASDELRQTLRAWVRTEIGPIATPDAIQFAPGLPKTRSGKIMRRILRKIAEGDTSSLGDISTLADPSVVESLVAERQ from the coding sequence ATGACAGGCGCGGTCTATCCCGTTCCGCCCGAGGTCGCGGCACGGGCGCGCATCGACCGCGCCGAATACGACCACCGCGTCGCCAGCGCCGCCGCAAATCCCGAAAGCTACTGGATGGCGGAGGGGCAGTGCCTCGACTGGATCACGCCGTACACCCGCGCGAAGGCGACGTCGTTCGACGAGGGCGATTTCGGCATCCGCTGGTTCGCCGACGGAACGCTGAACGTGTCGGCCAATTGCCTGGACCGCCACCTCGCGACGCGCGGCGATCAGGTCGCGATCCTGTGGGAGGGCGACGAGCCGGGTGAGACGCGCCGCATCACCTACCGCGAGTTGCACGCCGAGGTCTGCCGTTTCGCCAACGTCCTGAAAGGCCGCGGCGTGCGGCGCGGCGACAGGGTCGCGCTGTACCTGCCGATGATCGTCGAGGCGGCGGTGGCGATGCTCGCCTGTACCCGCATCGGCGCGATCCACACGATCGTGTTCGGCGGCTTTTCCCCTGACAGCCTGGCCGACCGGCTGCGCGACTGCGACGTGCGGCTGGTGGTTACCGCCGACGAGGGGTGCCGCGGGGGCAAGCGCGTGCCGCTGAAGGCCAATGTCGACCGCGCAGTCGCCAATTGCCCAGGTGTCTCGGATGTCATCGTCGTCCGCCGCACCGGCGGAGCGGTGACGATGGTCGAGGGGCGCGACCGGTGGTGGGATGTCGAGATGGCCACCGCCGCACCCGATTGCGCACCCGAGGCGATGGGCGCCGAAGACCCGCTGTTTATCCTCTACACCAGCGGCTCGACCGGCAAGCCCAAGGGCGTCGTCCACACCACCGGCGGCTATCTGGTGTGGGTGACGACGACGTTCCGCGACGTGTTCGATCACCGCGACGGCGACATATTCTGGTGTACCGCCGATGTCGGCTGGGTCACCGGGCACAGCTATGTCGTCTATGGCCCGCTGGCCAATGGCGCGACGACTGTCATGTTTGACGGCGTGCCCAATTATCCAGATCACGGGCGCTTCTGGAAGACGATCGACCTGCTGGGTGTGACGATCTTCTACACCGCGCCAACCGCGATCCGTGCGCTGATGCGCGAGGGCGAGGATTGGGTGACGGCGTCGTCACGCGCGTCGCTCCGGCTGCTCGGCAGCGTCGGCGAGCCGATCAATCCCGAAGCATGGGAATGGTATCACCGCGTCGTGGGCGACCGGCGCTGCCCGATCGTCGATACCTGGTGGCAGACCGAGACCGGGGGGATGCTGATCGCACCGCTGCCCGGTGCGACCGACCTGAAACCGGGCAGCGCGACGAAGCCGCTACCGGGCGTGCTGCCCGAGATCGTCGATGCCGAGGGGCAGGTGCTCAGCGGTGCGTGCGAAGGCAATCTGGTGATCGCGGACAGCTGGCCGGGGCAGATGCGGACGTTGTGGGGCGACCACGACCGCTTCTTCCAGACCTATTTTACGACCTATCCGGGCAAATATTTTACCGGAGACGGGTGCCGCCGCGACGAGGACGGCTATTACTGGATCACCGGCCGGGTCGACGACGTCATCAACGTTAGCGGCCACAGAATGGGTACCGCCGAGGTCGAAAGCGCGCTGGTCCTCCACCCCAAGGTCGCCGAAGCCGCAGTCGTCGGCATGCCGCACGACGTGAAGGGCCAGGGCATCTACGCCTATGTCACACTGAACGCCGGAGAGGCGGCGTCGGATGAATTGCGCCAGACCTTGCGAGCGTGGGTCCGCACCGAAATCGGTCCGATCGCCACGCCTGACGCCATCCAGTTCGCCCCCGGCCTGCCCAAGACCCGCTCGGGCAAGATCATGCGCCGCATCCTGCGCAAGATCGCCGAGGGCGACACGTCGTCGCTGGGCGACATCAGCACGCTCGCCGATCCGTCGGTAGTGGAATCGCTGGTCGCCGAGCGGCAGTGA
- a CDS encoding substrate-binding periplasmic protein: protein MATRRGLLGGALAFACLPLPARSRSFEKLKAEGILRVAVYRDFEPWSWRDATGKLSGIDVDLAGAIALQLGLKLTVVDFLADEDVGDDLRNMVWRGSLVGGDVYDVMMHVPVDRAFAKENDRAVIGAPYYREGFLMACGLDTDCEVPPPQLKGRKLAAELDSIPDFYLSGSFGGVLRGDVSHLMSGAAAIDAVKQGKADAVLATRAQVEHAMTSGAERMKVRKGPLPALPSPGWDVGVAVKDDARDLADQLDQMMATFRKDGTVDAILRRYGVTPHGPLSV, encoded by the coding sequence ATGGCAACGCGGCGCGGCCTGCTCGGTGGGGCGCTCGCGTTCGCCTGTCTTCCCCTGCCCGCGCGCTCGCGCAGCTTCGAAAAGCTGAAGGCCGAGGGCATTTTGCGCGTCGCGGTGTACCGCGACTTCGAGCCGTGGTCGTGGCGTGACGCGACCGGCAAGCTGAGCGGGATCGACGTCGACCTGGCCGGCGCGATCGCGCTGCAGCTTGGCCTGAAGCTGACCGTCGTCGATTTCCTGGCCGACGAGGATGTCGGCGACGACCTGCGCAACATGGTGTGGCGCGGGTCGCTGGTCGGCGGCGACGTGTACGACGTGATGATGCACGTGCCGGTCGATCGCGCCTTCGCCAAGGAGAACGACCGCGCGGTGATCGGCGCGCCATATTACCGCGAAGGGTTCCTGATGGCGTGCGGCCTCGACACCGATTGCGAGGTGCCTCCGCCGCAGTTGAAGGGCCGAAAGCTTGCCGCGGAGCTCGACAGCATTCCCGATTTCTATCTGTCGGGCAGTTTCGGCGGCGTGCTGCGCGGCGATGTGTCGCACCTGATGAGCGGCGCCGCGGCGATCGATGCGGTCAAGCAGGGCAAGGCCGACGCCGTGCTGGCGACGCGCGCGCAGGTCGAACATGCGATGACGTCGGGCGCGGAGCGGATGAAGGTGCGCAAGGGGCCGCTGCCCGCACTCCCCAGCCCCGGCTGGGACGTCGGCGTGGCGGTGAAGGACGACGCCCGCGACCTTGCCGACCAGCTCGACCAGATGATGGCGACGTTCCGCAAGGACGGGACGGTCGATGCGATCCTGCGCCGCTACGGCGTCACCCCGCACGGGCCGCTTTCGGTCTGA
- a CDS encoding L,D-transpeptidase family protein yields MRRRMAAILGMLAAASLFGVPASAEPRQPVSLEVAAQSLDAGQYYWRDDDPTAGEIAIVISRSAQVAYVWRGQVLIGIASVSTGKPGKSTPVGAFTILQKRVFHRSNLYSNAPMPYMQRLTWDGIALHAGHNPGYPASHGCVRLPRAFAVLLYGVTRMGGAVAIVDEDRPVALPERRFPIIIADVGGFDNGNFAEVTWQPADFAAIDPPRETLSVRGDEWMVPDALLDLPARGRRF; encoded by the coding sequence ATGCGACGTCGGATGGCCGCGATATTAGGGATGTTGGCGGCGGCGTCGCTGTTCGGCGTTCCGGCATCCGCCGAACCGCGCCAGCCGGTGTCGCTGGAGGTGGCGGCGCAGTCGCTCGACGCAGGCCAATATTACTGGCGCGACGACGATCCCACCGCCGGAGAGATCGCGATCGTCATCAGCCGCAGCGCGCAGGTCGCCTATGTCTGGCGCGGGCAGGTGCTGATCGGCATCGCCAGCGTATCGACGGGAAAGCCCGGCAAGAGCACGCCGGTCGGCGCCTTCACCATCCTCCAGAAGCGCGTCTTCCACCGTTCGAACCTCTATTCGAACGCGCCGATGCCGTACATGCAGCGGCTAACGTGGGACGGCATCGCGCTGCACGCCGGGCATAATCCCGGCTATCCGGCCTCCCACGGCTGCGTGCGGCTGCCGCGCGCGTTCGCGGTCCTGCTCTACGGAGTCACGCGGATGGGCGGCGCGGTGGCGATCGTCGACGAGGATCGCCCGGTCGCACTGCCGGAGCGGCGCTTCCCGATCATCATCGCCGACGTCGGCGGTTTCGATAACGGCAATTTCGCCGAAGTGACGTGGCAGCCCGCGGATTTCGCCGCGATCGACCCGCCGCGCGAGACGCTGAGCGTGCGGGGCGACGAATGGATGGTGCCCGACGCGCTGCTCGACCTGCCGGCACGCGGCCGCCGGTTCTGA